The proteins below come from a single Thermopolyspora flexuosa genomic window:
- a CDS encoding NADH-quinone oxidoreductase subunit G: MTAESTSAAKAEQPVEMVNVTIDGFHIAVPKGTLLIRAAEQLGIQIPRFCEHPLLDPIGACRQCLVQIEGMPKPAASCTIVCTEGMTVHTQLTSPVAEKAQRGVMEFLLLNHPLDCPVCDKGGECPLQNQAMSNGQGESRFTETKRTFPKPLPLSTQVLLDRERCIQCTRCLRFQEQIAGDPLIEFFERGAKEQVGVADGEPFHSYFSGNTIQICPVGALTSAAYRFRARPFDLVSTPSACEHCASGCALRTDHRRGRVMRRLAGDDPQVNEEWNCDKGRFAFTYATQPDRLTTPLVRNEEGVLVPASWPEALARAAEGLSRARGRAGVLVGGRLTVEDAYAYSKFARIALGTNDIDFRARPHSAEEAEFLAHAVAGKGIEVSYADLEKAPAVLLAGFEPEEESPIVFLRLRKAYLKKGLKVYSIAPYASAGLAKMGGTLIPVVPGGEAEAIGELISEESAPAAALRKPGAIILAGERLATSRGALSAVLRLAAATGARLAWVPRRAGERGALEAGALPNLLPIGRPVTDETARTEVARVWNVASLPETPGRDTAGILAAVVNEEIDALVIAGVDPYDLPDPNAALAALENTPFIVSLELRASAVTDRADVVLPVAAVAEKSGTFVDWEGRGRSFEAALPASGVLSDLRAITALADHMDVHLGLPDAAAARRELAALGAWKGTRAPAPNVAPGVPAAPKAGEAVLATWRLLLDAGRMQDGEPFLAGTARETVALLSAATAAEIGVTDGDKITVSSGLGSVTVPVRTAELPDRVVWLPAHSATCSVTRDLRAAAGDVVKIGSAS, translated from the coding sequence ATGACCGCTGAGTCGACCTCGGCCGCCAAGGCCGAGCAGCCGGTCGAGATGGTGAACGTCACCATCGACGGCTTCCACATCGCCGTGCCCAAGGGCACCCTGCTGATCCGGGCCGCCGAGCAGCTCGGCATCCAGATCCCGCGGTTCTGCGAGCACCCGCTGCTCGACCCGATCGGGGCGTGCCGCCAGTGCCTCGTGCAGATCGAGGGCATGCCGAAGCCGGCCGCCTCGTGCACGATCGTGTGCACCGAGGGCATGACCGTGCACACCCAGCTCACCAGCCCGGTCGCCGAGAAGGCGCAGCGCGGGGTGATGGAGTTCCTGCTCCTCAACCACCCGCTGGACTGCCCGGTCTGCGACAAGGGCGGCGAGTGCCCGCTGCAGAACCAGGCGATGTCGAACGGGCAGGGTGAGTCGCGGTTCACCGAGACCAAGCGCACCTTCCCCAAGCCGCTGCCGCTGTCCACGCAGGTGCTGCTCGACCGGGAGCGCTGCATCCAGTGCACCCGCTGCCTGCGCTTCCAGGAGCAGATCGCCGGCGACCCGCTCATCGAGTTCTTCGAGCGCGGGGCCAAGGAGCAGGTGGGCGTCGCCGACGGCGAGCCGTTCCACTCCTACTTCTCCGGCAACACCATCCAGATCTGCCCGGTGGGCGCGCTCACCAGCGCGGCGTACCGGTTCCGGGCGCGGCCGTTCGACCTGGTCTCCACGCCGAGCGCGTGCGAGCACTGCGCCAGCGGCTGCGCGCTGCGCACCGACCACCGCCGCGGCCGGGTGATGCGCCGCCTCGCCGGTGACGACCCGCAGGTGAACGAGGAGTGGAACTGCGACAAGGGCCGCTTCGCGTTCACCTACGCCACCCAGCCGGACCGGCTCACCACGCCGCTCGTCCGCAACGAGGAGGGCGTGCTCGTCCCGGCGTCCTGGCCGGAGGCGCTCGCCCGGGCCGCCGAGGGTCTCTCCCGGGCCCGCGGCCGGGCCGGCGTGCTCGTCGGCGGCCGGCTCACCGTCGAGGACGCGTACGCCTACAGCAAGTTCGCCCGGATCGCGCTCGGCACGAACGACATCGACTTCCGGGCCCGGCCGCACTCGGCGGAGGAGGCCGAGTTCCTCGCCCACGCCGTCGCCGGCAAGGGCATCGAGGTCTCCTACGCCGACCTGGAGAAGGCCCCGGCGGTGCTGCTCGCCGGCTTCGAGCCGGAGGAGGAGTCGCCGATCGTCTTCCTGCGGCTGCGCAAGGCGTACCTGAAGAAGGGCCTGAAGGTCTACTCGATCGCCCCGTACGCGAGCGCCGGGCTGGCCAAGATGGGCGGCACGCTCATCCCGGTGGTGCCCGGCGGGGAGGCCGAGGCGATCGGCGAGCTCATCTCCGAGGAGAGCGCCCCGGCCGCGGCGCTGCGCAAGCCCGGCGCGATCATCCTCGCCGGCGAGCGGCTCGCCACCAGCCGCGGCGCGCTGTCGGCGGTGCTCCGGCTCGCCGCCGCCACCGGCGCGCGGCTCGCCTGGGTGCCGCGGCGCGCGGGTGAGCGCGGCGCGCTCGAGGCCGGCGCGCTGCCGAACCTGCTGCCGATCGGCCGCCCGGTGACCGACGAGACCGCCCGCACCGAGGTGGCGCGGGTCTGGAACGTCGCCTCGCTGCCGGAGACCCCGGGCCGCGACACGGCCGGCATCCTCGCCGCCGTGGTGAACGAGGAGATCGACGCCCTCGTCATCGCCGGCGTCGACCCCTACGACCTGCCGGACCCGAACGCGGCGCTCGCCGCCCTGGAGAACACGCCGTTCATCGTCAGCCTCGAGCTGCGCGCCAGCGCGGTCACCGACCGCGCGGACGTGGTGCTGCCGGTCGCCGCGGTCGCCGAGAAGAGCGGCACGTTCGTCGACTGGGAGGGCCGCGGCCGGTCGTTCGAGGCAGCGCTGCCCGCGTCGGGCGTGCTGAGCGACCTGCGGGCGATCACCGCCCTCGCCGACCACATGGACGTGCACCTGGGCCTGCCCGACGCCGCCGCCGCGCGCCGCGAGCTCGCCGCGCTCGGCGCCTGGAAGGGCACCCGCGCCCCGGCGCCGAACGTCGCCCCGGGCGTGCCCGCCGCCCCGAAGGCCGGCGAGGCCGTGCTCGCCACCTGGCGTCTGCTGCTCGACGCCGGGCGCATGCAGGACGGCGAGCCGTTCCTGGCCGGGACCGCCCGCGAGACCGTCGCGCTGCTGTCCGCCGCGACGGCCGCGGAGATCGGGGTCACGGACGGCGACAAGATCACTGTCAGCAGCGGGCTCGGCTCGGTCACCGTTCCGGTGCGCACCGCCGAGCTGCCCGACCGCGTGGTGTGGCTGCCGGCCCACTCGGCCACCTGCTCGGTCACCCGCGACCTGCGCGCGGCCGCCGGTGACGTCGTCAAGATTGGGAGCGCCTCATGA
- the nuoE gene encoding NADH-quinone oxidoreductase subunit NuoE: MSENQGYPPEVRERLEREAKEIIARYPKPRSALLPLLHLVQSVDGYVSDRGHEFCAEMLGIPKAEVVGVSTFYTMYKRKPAGEYHVGVCINTLCAVMGGDQIWETLSEHLGVGHDETTPDGKVSLERLECNAACDYAPVVMVNWEFFDRQTPESAKRLVEDLRAGKPVAPTRGPKRLCTFKEASRVLAGLSDGLAHEGPSAGDASLEGLRLAKEKGWTAPRKEDVE; encoded by the coding sequence GTGAGCGAGAACCAGGGCTACCCGCCCGAGGTCCGCGAGCGGCTCGAGCGCGAGGCGAAGGAGATCATCGCCCGCTACCCGAAGCCGCGCTCGGCGCTGCTGCCGCTGCTGCACCTGGTGCAGTCGGTGGACGGCTACGTGTCCGACCGCGGGCACGAGTTCTGCGCCGAGATGCTCGGCATTCCCAAGGCCGAGGTCGTGGGCGTGTCGACCTTCTACACGATGTACAAGCGCAAGCCGGCCGGCGAGTACCACGTGGGCGTGTGCATCAACACGCTCTGCGCGGTGATGGGCGGCGACCAGATCTGGGAGACGCTGTCGGAGCACCTCGGCGTGGGCCACGACGAGACCACCCCCGACGGCAAGGTGTCGCTGGAGCGGCTGGAGTGCAACGCCGCCTGCGACTACGCCCCCGTGGTCATGGTCAACTGGGAGTTCTTCGACCGGCAGACCCCGGAGTCGGCCAAGCGGCTCGTCGAGGACCTGCGGGCCGGCAAGCCGGTCGCCCCGACCCGCGGCCCGAAGCGGCTGTGCACCTTCAAGGAGGCCTCGCGGGTGCTCGCGGGCCTGTCCGACGGCCTGGCGCACGAGGGCCCGTCGGCGGGCGACGCCTCGCTCGAGGGCCTGCGGCTCGCCAAGGAGAAGGGCTGGACGGCGCCGCGTAAGGAGGACGTGGAATGA
- a CDS encoding geranylgeranyl reductase family protein, giving the protein MSVRTSGRAPGQRGELDADVIVVGAGPAGSTTAYYLARSGLTTLVLEKARFPREKVCGDGLTPRAVKQLLAMGVDINAPGWVRNRGLRVIGGGIRLELDWPELASYPDFGLVRTRKDFDRILADHAVRGGATVLQGVNVVGPVIDERSGHIVGVRARHDDGGGDEVVYRSRLVVAADGNSSRLSIAMGLHKRPDRPMGVAVRTYYTSPRHDDDYLESWLELWDGDELLPGYGWIFGVGDGTANVGLGLLNTSAAFQHIDYRDLLRRWVATMPEEWGFVEENMTGPIRGAALPMGFNRQPHYTRGLVLVGDAGGMINPFNGEGIAYAMETGKIAAEVVVQALGRATAAQRERVLRTYPGILKEMFGGYFTLGRLFVQLIGRPGVMRFATRHGLPHPRVMRFLLKLLANLTDRRGDATDRIVNALSKVTPPA; this is encoded by the coding sequence GTGAGCGTGCGGACTAGCGGGCGAGCACCCGGACAGCGGGGCGAGTTGGACGCCGACGTCATCGTCGTCGGCGCCGGTCCCGCGGGTTCGACGACCGCCTATTACCTCGCGCGGTCCGGGCTGACCACCCTCGTGCTGGAGAAGGCCCGCTTCCCCCGGGAGAAGGTGTGCGGCGACGGGCTCACCCCGCGCGCCGTGAAGCAGCTCCTCGCGATGGGCGTCGACATCAACGCCCCGGGCTGGGTCCGCAACCGTGGCCTCCGGGTCATCGGCGGCGGCATCCGCCTGGAGCTCGACTGGCCCGAACTCGCGTCCTATCCCGACTTCGGGCTGGTGCGCACCCGCAAGGACTTCGACCGGATCCTCGCCGACCACGCGGTGCGCGGAGGCGCCACCGTCCTGCAGGGGGTCAACGTCGTGGGCCCCGTGATCGACGAGCGCAGCGGGCACATCGTCGGCGTGCGCGCCCGGCACGACGACGGCGGGGGCGACGAGGTCGTCTACCGCTCGCGGCTGGTGGTCGCGGCCGACGGCAACTCCTCCCGGCTCTCCATCGCCATGGGCCTGCACAAGCGGCCCGACCGTCCGATGGGCGTCGCGGTGCGCACCTACTACACCAGCCCGCGGCACGACGATGACTACCTGGAGTCGTGGCTGGAGCTGTGGGACGGCGACGAGCTGCTGCCCGGGTACGGCTGGATCTTCGGTGTCGGCGACGGGACGGCCAACGTGGGGCTGGGCCTGCTCAACACCAGTGCGGCGTTCCAGCACATCGACTATCGCGACCTGTTGCGCCGCTGGGTCGCCACGATGCCGGAGGAATGGGGGTTCGTCGAAGAGAACATGACCGGCCCGATCCGGGGCGCGGCGCTGCCGATGGGGTTCAACCGGCAGCCGCACTACACCCGCGGGCTCGTGCTCGTCGGTGACGCCGGCGGAATGATCAACCCCTTCAACGGCGAGGGCATCGCCTACGCCATGGAGACCGGGAAGATCGCGGCGGAGGTCGTCGTGCAGGCCCTCGGCCGGGCGACGGCCGCGCAACGGGAACGGGTGCTGCGCACCTATCCTGGGATCCTCAAAGAGATGTTCGGCGGGTACTTCACGCTCGGCCGGCTGTTCGTGCAGTTGATCGGGCGGCCCGGCGTGATGAGGTTCGCCACCCGCCATGGCCTGCCGCACCCTCGTGTCATGAGATTCCTGCTCAAGCTGCTTGCTAATCTCACGGACCGGCGAGGTGACGCGACGGACCGGATCGTCAATGCCCTGTCCAAGGTCACGCCACCGGCATGA
- a CDS encoding NADH-quinone oxidoreductase subunit D codes for MTALHDETTEGKVYTVNGQDWDELVKQISESSDRHLVVNMGPQHPSTHGVLRLVLTLDGETVVEARPVIGYLHTGIEKNMEYRTWTQGVTFVTRMDYLSPIFNETAYCLAVEKLLGITDRIPERAQVLRVLMMELNRISSHMVAIATFGMELGATSVMIYGFREREMVLDLFEYITGLRMNMAYVRPGGVSMDLPAGAVDKIGEFLKIMPKRVKDMRKVLDENPVYVRRTRDIAYLDLTGCMALGVTGPMLRAAGLPWDLRKSQPYCGYETYDFEVPTETGCDVYSRYLVRMAEVEESLKIIQQALDRLTGPELKGKPVMIEDKKIGWPSKLALGPDGMGNSPDHIAHIMGTSMEALIHHFKLVTEGFRVPAGQAYAAVESPRGELGAHVVSDGGTRPYRVHFRDPSFTNLQALPATVEGGMVADVISAIASIDPVMGGVDR; via the coding sequence ATGACCGCCCTGCACGACGAGACGACCGAGGGCAAGGTCTACACCGTCAACGGCCAGGACTGGGACGAGCTCGTCAAACAGATCAGCGAGTCGTCCGACCGGCACCTGGTCGTCAACATGGGTCCCCAGCACCCGTCCACGCACGGGGTGCTGCGCCTGGTGCTGACGCTCGACGGCGAGACCGTGGTCGAGGCCCGGCCGGTGATCGGCTACCTGCACACCGGCATCGAGAAGAACATGGAGTACCGGACGTGGACCCAGGGGGTCACGTTCGTCACTCGCATGGACTACCTCTCGCCGATCTTCAACGAGACGGCGTACTGCCTCGCCGTGGAGAAGCTCCTCGGCATCACCGACCGCATCCCCGAGCGGGCCCAGGTGCTCCGGGTGCTCATGATGGAGCTCAACCGGATCTCCTCGCACATGGTGGCGATCGCCACCTTCGGCATGGAGCTCGGCGCCACCTCGGTGATGATCTACGGCTTCCGCGAGCGGGAGATGGTGCTCGACCTGTTCGAGTACATCACCGGCCTGCGGATGAACATGGCCTACGTCCGGCCCGGCGGCGTCTCCATGGACCTGCCCGCCGGCGCGGTCGACAAGATCGGCGAGTTCCTCAAGATCATGCCGAAGCGGGTCAAGGACATGCGCAAGGTTCTCGACGAGAACCCGGTGTACGTGCGCCGGACCCGCGACATCGCGTACCTCGACCTCACCGGCTGCATGGCCCTCGGCGTGACCGGGCCGATGCTGCGCGCCGCCGGCCTGCCCTGGGACCTGCGCAAGTCGCAGCCGTACTGCGGCTACGAGACCTACGACTTCGAGGTGCCCACCGAGACCGGCTGCGACGTGTACAGCCGGTACCTGGTGCGGATGGCCGAGGTCGAGGAGTCGCTGAAGATCATCCAGCAGGCGCTCGACCGGCTCACCGGTCCCGAGCTCAAGGGCAAGCCGGTGATGATCGAGGACAAGAAGATCGGCTGGCCGTCGAAGCTCGCGCTCGGCCCCGACGGCATGGGCAACTCGCCCGACCACATCGCCCACATCATGGGCACCTCGATGGAGGCGCTCATCCACCACTTCAAGCTGGTGACCGAGGGCTTCCGGGTGCCGGCCGGGCAGGCGTACGCGGCGGTGGAGTCGCCGCGCGGCGAGCTGGGCGCGCACGTGGTGAGCGACGGCGGCACCCGGCCGTACCGCGTGCACTTCCGCGACCCGTCCTTCACCAATCTGCAGGCGCTTCCGGCCACCGTCGAGGGCGGCATGGTCGCCGACGTCATCTCGGCGATCGCCTCGATCGACCCGGTCATGGGGGGAGTTGACAGGTGA
- a CDS encoding NADH-quinone oxidoreductase subunit A: MNLYVPILVLAVLAAGFAVFSVAIAPFTGPKRWNRAKLDAYECGVEPTPQPPGGGRFPLKYMITAMLFIVFDIEIIFLYPWAVAFDALGVFGLVEMVLFIVTVLVAYAYVWRRRGLDWD; encoded by the coding sequence ATGAACCTCTACGTGCCGATCCTGGTGCTCGCGGTTCTCGCCGCGGGATTTGCCGTCTTCTCCGTTGCCATCGCGCCGTTCACCGGTCCTAAGCGCTGGAACCGCGCCAAGCTCGACGCCTACGAGTGCGGTGTCGAGCCGACCCCCCAGCCGCCCGGCGGTGGTCGGTTCCCGCTGAAGTACATGATCACCGCGATGCTCTTCATCGTATTCGACATCGAGATCATCTTCCTCTATCCGTGGGCGGTCGCGTTCGACGCGCTCGGGGTGTTCGGGCTGGTCGAGATGGTGCTGTTCATCGTCACCGTCCTCGTCGCGTACGCGTACGTCTGGCGGCGCCGCGGCCTGGACTGGGACTGA
- the nuoF gene encoding NADH-quinone oxidoreductase subunit NuoF, with translation MTTLTPVLTATWDQPDSFTIEGYQRNGGYQALRKALTMDPDAIIQAVKDSGLRGRGGAGFPTGMKWGFIPQNDGKPHYLVVNADESEPGTCKDIPLMMANPHVLVEGVIISAYAIRANHAFIYIRGEVLHVIRRVQQAVREAYEAGYLGKNILGSGFDLELVVHCGAGAYICGEETALLDSLEGYRGQPRLKPPFPAVAGLYASPTVINNVESISSVPSIIANGANWFASMGTERSKGFGIFSLSGHVKRPGQYEAPLGITLRELLEMAGGIREGHRLKFWTPGGSSTPIFTEEHIDVPLDFESVGKAGSMLGTRALQIFDETTCVVRAAMRWIEFYAHESCGKCTPCREGTYWLKQVLQRLERGQGTEEDLATITDIADNILGRSFCALGDGATSIVHSSVKHFRDEYIQHFENGGCPFDPAASTAWSKQ, from the coding sequence ATGACCACCCTCACCCCGGTCCTGACCGCCACCTGGGACCAGCCGGACTCCTTCACCATCGAGGGCTACCAGCGCAACGGCGGGTACCAGGCGCTGCGCAAGGCGCTGACCATGGACCCGGACGCGATCATCCAGGCGGTGAAGGACTCCGGGCTGCGCGGCCGTGGCGGCGCGGGCTTCCCCACCGGCATGAAGTGGGGCTTCATCCCGCAGAACGACGGCAAGCCGCACTACCTCGTGGTCAACGCCGACGAGTCCGAGCCGGGCACGTGCAAGGACATCCCGCTGATGATGGCGAACCCGCACGTGCTCGTCGAGGGCGTGATCATCAGCGCGTACGCCATCCGGGCGAACCACGCCTTCATCTACATCCGCGGCGAGGTGCTCCACGTCATCCGCCGGGTGCAGCAGGCGGTCCGCGAGGCGTACGAGGCGGGCTACCTCGGGAAGAACATCCTCGGCTCCGGCTTCGACCTGGAGCTCGTGGTGCACTGCGGCGCCGGGGCGTACATCTGCGGTGAGGAGACCGCGCTGCTCGACTCGCTCGAGGGCTACCGCGGCCAGCCGCGCCTCAAGCCGCCGTTCCCCGCCGTGGCCGGCCTGTACGCCAGCCCGACGGTGATCAACAACGTCGAGTCGATCTCCTCGGTGCCGAGCATCATCGCCAACGGGGCGAACTGGTTCGCCTCGATGGGCACCGAGAGGTCGAAGGGCTTCGGCATCTTCTCGCTGTCCGGCCACGTCAAGCGGCCCGGGCAGTACGAGGCGCCGCTCGGCATCACGCTGCGCGAGCTGCTGGAGATGGCGGGCGGCATCCGCGAGGGGCACCGGCTCAAGTTCTGGACCCCGGGCGGCTCGTCCACGCCGATCTTCACCGAGGAGCACATCGACGTGCCGCTCGACTTCGAGTCGGTCGGCAAGGCCGGGTCGATGCTCGGCACCCGCGCCCTGCAGATCTTCGACGAGACGACCTGCGTGGTGCGGGCGGCGATGCGGTGGATCGAGTTCTACGCGCACGAGTCCTGCGGCAAGTGCACCCCCTGCCGGGAGGGCACCTACTGGCTCAAGCAGGTCCTGCAGCGGCTGGAGCGGGGCCAGGGCACCGAGGAGGACCTGGCCACGATCACCGACATCGCCGACAACATCCTGGGCCGCTCGTTCTGCGCCCTCGGCGACGGTGCCACCAGCATCGTCCACTCGTCCGTGAAGCACTTCCGCGACGAGTACATCCAGCACTTCGAGAACGGCGGCTGCCCCTTCGATCCCGCCGCATCCACCGCATGGAGCAAGCAATGA
- a CDS encoding NADH-quinone oxidoreductase subunit C — protein sequence MSEEQNKPQENLPAVNPIELPIARKGMFGVKGTGDTSGYGGLVVRRPPKLSSPRPYGGPDRTGEPGEFDVIADELERALGDGFHDAVERVVVDRGELTFHVKRERLVEVMRHLRDDPALRFELSLGVSGVHYPHETGAELHAVYHLCSITHNRRLRIEVSCPDADPHIPSTVSVYPTHDWHERETYDFFGIIFDGHPALTRIEMPDDWEGHPQRKDYPLGGIPVEYRGATTPAPDQRRSYS from the coding sequence ATGAGCGAAGAGCAGAACAAGCCGCAGGAGAACCTGCCCGCCGTCAACCCCATCGAGCTGCCGATCGCCCGCAAGGGCATGTTCGGCGTCAAGGGCACCGGCGACACCTCCGGTTACGGCGGCCTCGTGGTGCGCCGCCCGCCGAAGCTGTCCAGCCCGCGGCCGTACGGCGGGCCGGACCGTACCGGCGAGCCCGGCGAGTTCGACGTGATCGCCGACGAGCTGGAGCGCGCGCTCGGCGACGGCTTCCACGACGCCGTCGAGCGGGTCGTGGTCGACCGCGGCGAGCTCACGTTCCACGTGAAGCGGGAGCGGCTCGTCGAGGTCATGCGCCACCTGCGCGACGATCCGGCGCTGCGGTTCGAGCTGTCACTCGGCGTCTCCGGGGTGCACTACCCTCATGAGACGGGCGCCGAGCTGCACGCGGTGTACCACCTGTGTTCCATCACCCACAACCGACGGCTGCGGATCGAGGTCTCGTGCCCTGACGCCGACCCGCACATTCCCTCCACGGTGTCGGTATACCCCACGCACGACTGGCACGAGCGGGAAACCTACGACTTCTTCGGGATCATCTTCGACGGCCACCCCGCACTGACCCGGATCGAGATGCCCGACGACTGGGAGGGGCACCCGCAGCGCAAGGACTACCCGCTGGGTGGCATCCCGGTGGAGTACCGCGGTGCCACGACCCCCGCCCCGGACCAGAGGAGGTCGTACTCGTGA
- a CDS encoding NuoB/complex I 20 kDa subunit family protein, whose translation MGLEEKLPSGFILSTVEQVAGWARKNSVWPATFGLACCAIELMAAGGPKHDLARFGMERASASPRQADLMIVAGRVSQKMAPILRQIYDQMAEPKWVIAMGVCASSGGMFNNYAIVQGVDHIVPVDIYLPGCPPRPEMLLDAIVKLHDKIQNTKFGVHRERQIEELERRALNPLPLVDDRGAVR comes from the coding sequence ATGGGTCTGGAAGAGAAACTCCCCAGCGGGTTCATCCTGAGCACCGTCGAGCAGGTCGCCGGCTGGGCGCGGAAGAACTCGGTGTGGCCCGCCACCTTCGGCCTCGCCTGCTGCGCGATCGAGCTGATGGCCGCAGGCGGCCCCAAGCACGACCTCGCCAGGTTCGGCATGGAGCGCGCGTCCGCCTCGCCCCGCCAGGCGGACCTGATGATCGTCGCCGGTCGCGTGTCGCAGAAGATGGCGCCGATCCTGCGGCAGATCTACGACCAGATGGCCGAGCCCAAGTGGGTGATCGCCATGGGCGTGTGCGCCTCGAGCGGCGGCATGTTCAACAACTACGCGATCGTGCAGGGCGTCGACCACATCGTGCCCGTCGACATCTACCTGCCCGGCTGCCCGCCGCGGCCGGAGATGCTGCTCGACGCGATCGTCAAGCTGCACGACAAGATCCAGAACACCAAGTTCGGCGTGCACCGCGAGCGGCAGATCGAGGAGCTGGAGAGGCGCGCCCTCAACCCGCTGCCGCTGGTGGACGACCGGGGGGCCGTCAGATGA
- the nuoH gene encoding NADH-quinone oxidoreductase subunit NuoH: MIPQLTAAPEPTGPTLEDFGNDPLWLTILKAVFIFAFLMGGAVLGVWFERKLISRMQHRYGPNRAGKFGILQSIADGLKMALKEDILPRTVDKVVYVLAPLIIAIPAFLTFSVIPFGPKVSIFGVETPLQLTDLPVAALMVLAMASIGVYGIVLGGWASRSPYAILGGLRSSAQVVSYEIAMGLSFVAVFLYAGTLSTSEIVAKQANGGTLELFGLSIPTPSWFAVLLIPSFLIYVITMFGETNRLPFDLPEGEGELVGGFHTEYSSSLKFALFMIAEYINMFTVSAMAITLFLGGWRAPWPISLWEDANTGWWPLLWFVIKLVLVFSFFVWVRASLPRVRYDQLMAFGWKVLIPVNLGWILLVAVVRAIRGQEGQSPVVLTIAALVVIGVLAVLWRFMTVTEKAAEEKKARVEEEFLELRENPTAGGFPVPPLDLPHYHGAARKEVPSGSN, translated from the coding sequence ATGATCCCGCAGCTCACCGCCGCCCCGGAGCCCACCGGGCCCACCCTTGAGGACTTCGGCAACGACCCGCTCTGGCTCACCATCCTCAAGGCGGTGTTCATCTTCGCCTTCCTCATGGGCGGCGCGGTGCTCGGCGTGTGGTTCGAGCGCAAGCTCATCAGCCGCATGCAGCACCGCTACGGCCCGAACCGGGCGGGTAAGTTCGGCATCCTGCAGTCGATCGCCGACGGCCTGAAGATGGCGCTGAAGGAGGACATCCTCCCGCGCACCGTCGACAAGGTCGTCTACGTGCTGGCGCCGCTCATCATCGCGATCCCGGCGTTCCTCACCTTCTCGGTGATCCCGTTCGGCCCGAAGGTGTCGATCTTCGGGGTCGAGACGCCGCTGCAGCTCACCGACCTGCCGGTCGCCGCGCTGATGGTGCTCGCGATGGCCTCGATCGGCGTGTACGGCATCGTGCTCGGCGGGTGGGCGTCCCGCTCGCCGTACGCGATCCTCGGCGGCCTGCGGTCGAGCGCCCAGGTGGTCTCGTACGAGATCGCGATGGGTCTGTCGTTCGTGGCGGTGTTCCTCTACGCGGGCACGCTGTCCACCTCGGAGATCGTGGCCAAGCAGGCGAACGGCGGCACGCTCGAGCTGTTCGGGCTGTCGATCCCGACGCCGTCGTGGTTCGCGGTGCTGCTGATCCCGTCGTTCCTGATCTACGTGATCACGATGTTCGGCGAGACGAACCGGCTCCCCTTCGACCTGCCGGAGGGCGAGGGTGAGCTGGTGGGCGGCTTCCACACCGAGTACTCCTCGTCGCTGAAGTTCGCCCTGTTCATGATCGCCGAGTACATCAACATGTTCACCGTCTCGGCGATGGCGATCACGCTCTTCCTCGGCGGCTGGCGGGCGCCGTGGCCGATCTCGCTGTGGGAGGACGCGAACACCGGCTGGTGGCCGCTGCTCTGGTTCGTCATCAAGCTGGTGCTCGTCTTCTCCTTCTTCGTCTGGGTGCGCGCCTCGCTGCCGCGTGTCCGGTACGACCAGCTCATGGCGTTCGGCTGGAAGGTGCTGATCCCGGTCAACCTCGGCTGGATCCTGCTCGTCGCGGTGGTGCGCGCGATCCGCGGCCAGGAGGGCCAGAGCCCGGTGGTGCTCACCATCGCCGCCCTCGTCGTGATCGGCGTGCTCGCGGTGCTCTGGCGGTTCATGACGGTCACCGAGAAGGCGGCCGAGGAGAAGAAGGCCCGCGTCGAGGAAGAGTTCCTGGAGCTTCGCGAGAACCCCACCGCCGGAGGATTCCCGGTCCCGCCCCTGGATCTGCCGCACTACCACGGGGCCGCTCGTAAGGAGGTGCCCAGTGGGAGCAACTGA